Sequence from the Ornithinimicrobium humiphilum genome:
ACCTACGACGACTGACTCCCTGACCTACCGCCCGACCCCGATCCGAGAGGACCGCCGACGTGTTCACCCTCACCGTCCGCGACCACGTGATGGTCGCCCACTCCCTGCCCGACCCGTTCTTCGGCCCGGCGCAGGGCCTCCACGGGGCCACCTACGTGGTGGAGGCCGGTTTCGAGAGGGCCGACCTCGACGAGCACGGGGTGGTCCTCGACATCGGCGCCGCCTCCGAGGCGCTGTCCGCGGTGCTCGGGCGCATCGCCTACCGCAACCTCGACGAGGTGGAGGAGCTCGCCGGCGTGGTCACCACCACCGAGTGGCTGGCGCGGTGGGTCGCCGAGCAGCTGGCCGCCTCGCTGGACACCGCCGGCCTGTCCGCGGTGACCGTCGTGCTGCGCGAGCACCCGGACGCCTGGGCGTCCTACCGCCTGGCCCTGACGTGACCCGGATCCTCGTCCCTGCTCGCACAGGTCTCGGCCCGAGCGGTGGCGACCGCTACGACGCGGCCCTCGCCGCAGCGTGGCGGGACCGCGGCCGCGACGTCGAGCTCCTCCCGGTCCCCGGTCCCTGGCCGGACCCCGGCCCGGCCGAGCTGGAGCGCCTCGCGGAGCTGGTCTCCGACGCGCCGGCCGGCCCCGTGCTCCTCGACGGGCTCGTGGGCTGCGCCGCCCCGGAGGTGGTCGAGGGAACGGGTCGTCCCCTGACCCTCCTCGTCCACGCCCTCCTGGCCGACGGTGCCGGCGCGACCGGGGACCGTGCCGCGGCCCTGGACGCCGTCGAGCAGCGGGCGCTCGCCGCCGCCTCGACCGTGATCGTGACGAGCGGCTGGGCCGCCCGGCGCCTGACCGAGCGCCACGGCCGGCGCGACGTCGTCATCGCCCCGCCGGGCACCACGAGGGCGCCGGTGGCCCGGGGCGGGCTGGCGACCACCGGCACCCCCGGCCTGCTGGCCCTCGGCGCCGTCTCGCGGGTCAAGAACCAGGCCCTGCTGCTCGACGCCCTCGAGCGGGTCGCCGACCTGCCCTGGCGACTGGTCGTGGCCGGGCCGGTCGCGGACCCCGACCTCGCCCGCACCCTCGAGGCGCGCACCGCCTCCGGCTGCCTGGCCGGCAGGGTCACCTGGGCGGGCACGGTCGAGGGCGAGGAGCTCGAGCGGCTGTGGGACGGCACCGACCTGCTCATGCACCCGTCCCGCAGCGAGACCTACGGCATGGCCGTCGCCGAGGCGCTGGCGCACGGCATACCCGCCGTGGTGGGGGCCGGGACCGGTGCCGAGGAGGTGCTGGCCGGCGAGGGCTCCTCGTGGGAGGCGCTCGCCGGCGCCGCGGTCCCGACCGACGACCCGGGAGAGCTCGCGGAGACCCTGCGCCGGTGGTTGACCGACGCCCCGTTGCGCCAGGTCTGGCGACGTCGGGCGCACGGGCGGCGCAATCTCCTGACGGGCTGGGGACGTACCGCCGAGCAGATCGACCGCGCACTCGACAGGATCGGCCCATGACGACGCAG
This genomic interval carries:
- a CDS encoding 6-pyruvoyl trahydropterin synthase family protein; this translates as MFTLTVRDHVMVAHSLPDPFFGPAQGLHGATYVVEAGFERADLDEHGVVLDIGAASEALSAVLGRIAYRNLDEVEELAGVVTTTEWLARWVAEQLAASLDTAGLSAVTVVLREHPDAWASYRLALT
- a CDS encoding glycosyltransferase family 4 protein, which encodes MTRILVPARTGLGPSGGDRYDAALAAAWRDRGRDVELLPVPGPWPDPGPAELERLAELVSDAPAGPVLLDGLVGCAAPEVVEGTGRPLTLLVHALLADGAGATGDRAAALDAVEQRALAAASTVIVTSGWAARRLTERHGRRDVVIAPPGTTRAPVARGGLATTGTPGLLALGAVSRVKNQALLLDALERVADLPWRLVVAGPVADPDLARTLEARTASGCLAGRVTWAGTVEGEELERLWDGTDLLMHPSRSETYGMAVAEALAHGIPAVVGAGTGAEEVLAGEGSSWEALAGAAVPTDDPGELAETLRRWLTDAPLRQVWRRRAHGRRNLLTGWGRTAEQIDRALDRIGP